One region of Rhodocaloribacter litoris genomic DNA includes:
- the fliD gene encoding flagellar filament capping protein FliD, with the protein MVSALFESLKANDPYELLISQILQIESQPRRDLELKRSTQERMKKALDDLDSNVSALHTLLTSFTDTLSNPFGARTATLPDTTSFTVTASDDAPPGSHTLQVHRLASTDTRLSKQFTSSGTSLRSFFDTYGAQTFEISVASPTDADPNNRVAISVMVNPTGTTDDDILDEIATAIKTAMDDAVDSGLIKSTEAGSASVVKETSDTSRLTLRSGQTGYANRLEFTDSADGLLTLLEVNKNEVASGTGGGQVTRVGTGETDSDLNAKFTLDGLTLYRSTNQVTDALDGLTLTLKQAGDPVDFSVGSDTEGIKGQIKDFIAKYNAVLNLINSKTQVDGDLDIRADFAGDSLLTGLRFGMRSEIARQVSGQPAGAPTLLAQIGIETNEDGTLVLKDEEKLTEALEENPEAVQNLFAGSDGVATRLKTRLDAYLGADGLIDNRIDSIEQRILRLDGQIKDFDERLALREQQLREQFAKLQEAIALFQGQQQFLGGLFG; encoded by the coding sequence ATGGTCAGCGCGCTGTTTGAAAGCCTCAAGGCGAACGATCCGTACGAGCTGCTCATCAGCCAGATCTTGCAGATCGAGAGCCAGCCCAGGCGTGACCTCGAGCTCAAGCGCTCGACGCAGGAGCGCATGAAAAAGGCGCTCGACGATCTGGACAGCAACGTTTCCGCGCTGCACACGCTGCTGACTTCCTTCACGGACACGCTCTCGAATCCGTTCGGGGCCCGCACGGCAACGCTCCCGGACACGACCTCCTTCACCGTCACCGCGAGCGACGACGCCCCGCCCGGAAGCCACACGTTGCAGGTGCATCGCCTGGCCTCGACCGACACGCGCCTGAGCAAGCAGTTCACCAGCAGCGGTACGTCCCTGCGGAGCTTCTTCGACACCTATGGCGCGCAGACCTTCGAGATCAGCGTTGCCAGCCCGACCGACGCCGACCCCAACAACCGGGTCGCCATCTCTGTGATGGTCAATCCGACCGGCACGACCGATGACGACATCCTCGACGAGATTGCCACAGCCATCAAAACGGCGATGGATGACGCGGTCGACAGCGGCCTCATCAAGTCTACGGAGGCCGGCAGCGCCTCCGTCGTCAAGGAAACCAGCGATACGTCGCGCCTGACGCTGCGCAGCGGGCAAACCGGCTACGCCAACCGCCTCGAGTTCACGGACTCGGCCGACGGGCTCCTGACCCTCCTCGAAGTCAACAAGAACGAGGTGGCCTCGGGCACCGGGGGGGGCCAGGTAACCCGCGTCGGTACCGGCGAAACCGACTCGGACCTCAACGCCAAGTTCACGCTGGACGGGCTGACCCTCTACCGGAGCACCAACCAGGTCACCGACGCACTCGACGGCCTGACCCTCACCCTGAAGCAGGCCGGCGACCCGGTCGACTTCTCGGTCGGATCGGACACCGAGGGCATCAAAGGCCAGATCAAGGACTTCATTGCCAAGTACAACGCCGTCCTGAACCTCATCAACAGCAAAACCCAGGTCGACGGCGACCTGGACATCCGCGCCGACTTCGCGGGGGACTCCCTGCTGACCGGCCTGCGTTTCGGGATGCGGAGCGAGATCGCCCGCCAGGTCTCGGGCCAGCCGGCCGGCGCTCCTACCCTGCTGGCCCAGATCGGCATCGAGACGAACGAGGATGGCACGCTCGTTCTGAAAGACGAGGAGAAGCTCACCGAAGCTCTCGAAGAGAATCCCGAGGCCGTCCAGAACCTCTTCGCCGGCAGCGACGGCGTGGCGACGCGCCTCAAGACCCGCCTGGATGCCTACCTGGGAGCCGACGGGCTCATCGACAACCGGATCGACTCCATCGAGCAACGGATCCTCCGCCTCGACGGCCAGATCAAGGACTTCGACGAGCGGCTGGCCCTGCGGGAACAGCAGCTGCGCGAACAGTTTGCCAAGCTGCAGGAAGCCATTGCCCTCTTCCAGGGACAGCAGCAATTCCTCGGCGGCCTCTTCGGCTAA
- a CDS encoding sigma-54-dependent transcriptional regulator — translation MDRQPRILFVDDEQLLHNLFERLFARHGMQVVSCSNALQAMELLKEQAFDLVVTDFMMPDMDGLELLAHIRQEYPSTRVIMITAHANVQHAVRTMQHGAFDYIPKPFTTADLVERVKASLAAPVPAPETKRPRAKPAGRAKGATVEYIGEAPSIKRLKAMLPRVARNRAPVFIQGESGTGKEVLARLIHQISDRAGGPYVTINCANLPRELVESHLFGHRKGAFTGAIDDMTGAFERADGGTLLLDEITEIDLPVQAKLLRVLQEHEFQKVGSTETQKVDVRVIATSNRDLSEAISEGVFREDLYHRLAVFPLSVPPLRERSSDVPLLARHFVKKYCEIYELPEKTLSKELLDRFKAYHWPGNVRQLENLVHRGVVLSGDEETIAVEHVFDEFFSENLEAGAGERPPDTLQTIEDMERYMILQTLSETGNNQQMAAERLGISARTIRNKLRKYREEGYI, via the coding sequence ATGGATCGGCAACCGCGCATCCTCTTCGTCGACGACGAGCAGCTTCTCCACAACCTTTTTGAGCGTCTTTTTGCCCGGCACGGCATGCAGGTGGTCAGTTGTTCCAACGCCCTGCAGGCCATGGAACTGCTCAAGGAGCAGGCGTTCGATCTGGTGGTGACCGACTTCATGATGCCGGACATGGACGGGCTGGAGCTGCTGGCCCACATCCGCCAGGAGTATCCTTCGACCCGGGTCATCATGATCACGGCGCATGCCAACGTGCAGCATGCCGTGCGCACCATGCAACACGGCGCCTTCGACTACATCCCGAAGCCTTTCACCACGGCCGACCTGGTCGAACGGGTGAAGGCCTCCCTGGCGGCGCCGGTGCCTGCTCCCGAGACGAAGCGGCCCCGGGCGAAGCCGGCAGGCCGGGCGAAAGGGGCGACCGTGGAGTACATTGGCGAGGCCCCGAGCATCAAACGGCTCAAAGCCATGCTGCCCCGGGTGGCCCGGAACCGAGCCCCCGTCTTCATCCAGGGCGAAAGTGGTACCGGCAAGGAAGTGCTCGCACGCCTGATCCACCAGATCAGCGACCGGGCCGGCGGGCCCTACGTGACCATCAACTGTGCCAACCTGCCGCGCGAGCTGGTCGAAAGCCACCTCTTCGGCCATCGCAAGGGAGCCTTTACCGGCGCCATCGACGACATGACGGGAGCCTTCGAGCGCGCCGACGGCGGCACCCTCCTGCTCGACGAAATCACCGAGATCGACCTGCCCGTGCAGGCCAAGCTGCTGCGGGTGCTGCAAGAGCACGAGTTCCAGAAGGTGGGTTCCACCGAGACGCAAAAGGTGGACGTGCGGGTCATCGCCACGAGCAACCGGGACCTGAGCGAGGCCATCAGCGAAGGCGTCTTCCGGGAAGACCTGTACCATCGCCTCGCCGTTTTTCCCCTCTCGGTGCCGCCGTTGCGGGAGCGTAGCAGCGACGTCCCGCTGCTGGCACGGCACTTCGTCAAAAAATACTGCGAGATCTACGAACTGCCGGAGAAGACCCTTTCAAAGGAGTTGCTCGATCGTTTCAAGGCTTATCACTGGCCCGGCAACGTGCGGCAGCTGGAGAACCTGGTGCACCGGGGTGTGGTGCTCAGCGGTGACGAGGAGACGATTGCGGTGGAGCACGTCTTCGACGAGTTCTTCTCGGAGAACCTTGAGGCCGGGGCGGGAGAGCGGCCGCCGGATACGCTGCAGACGATCGAGGATATGGAGCGTTATATGATTCTGCAGACGCTCTCGGAGACGGGCAACAACCAGCAGATGGCGGCGGAGCGGCTGGGCATCAGTGCCCGCACCATTCGTAACAAGCTCCGTAAGTACCGGGAGGAGGGGTACATCTAG
- a CDS encoding sensor histidine kinase yields the protein MDPVTERFMPERFDRAGVSRPVHRVDEEASLGHLALVLAHRLRGLVAGIEGYTDLLIDSLPTREQRDLAFRILESTVRIERILADLQRYSEPVEPVFSRVGLRDVLENLLAAVDEADLERIRFEVPPHGHLFFMADPVLLRQALLVLLQNALDATRSGGDVRFRVIPDPPNEVIRFEVHNDGRIDEEEAESKVFMPFFTTKAHNLGVGLCIGRRIAEAHGGRLELAANGAESGICFVLTLPLAGPGTEGNRSGLRPGSA from the coding sequence GTGGACCCTGTGACAGAACGTTTCATGCCCGAGCGGTTCGACCGGGCGGGGGTATCCCGGCCGGTGCACCGCGTCGACGAGGAGGCCTCGCTGGGTCACCTGGCGCTCGTGCTGGCCCATCGCCTGCGGGGCCTGGTCGCCGGCATCGAAGGCTATACCGACCTGCTGATCGATTCGCTGCCCACCCGCGAGCAGCGCGATCTGGCGTTCCGTATCCTCGAGAGCACCGTCCGGATCGAACGGATCCTGGCCGACTTGCAGCGTTACAGCGAGCCGGTCGAACCCGTGTTCTCCCGCGTGGGGTTGCGTGACGTGCTGGAGAACCTGCTCGCGGCCGTCGACGAGGCCGATCTGGAACGGATTCGCTTCGAGGTGCCACCGCACGGCCACCTGTTCTTCATGGCCGATCCCGTTCTGTTGCGCCAGGCCCTGCTCGTGTTGCTCCAGAACGCCCTCGATGCCACCCGCAGCGGCGGCGACGTGCGCTTTCGGGTCATACCGGACCCGCCGAACGAGGTGATCCGGTTCGAGGTCCACAATGACGGCCGGATCGACGAAGAGGAAGCCGAAAGCAAGGTGTTCATGCCCTTTTTCACGACCAAGGCACACAACCTGGGGGTCGGGCTTTGCATCGGGCGCCGGATCGCCGAAGCGCACGGGGGACGGCTGGAGCTGGCTGCCAACGGTGCCGAGTCCGGCATCTGCTTCGTGCTGACGCTGCCGCTTGCCGGTCCTGGAACGGAAGGCAACCGGTCCGGGCTTCGTCCGGGAAGTGCGTGA
- a CDS encoding flagellar basal body rod protein FlgB, which produces METPKLKLLSRAMQAYTWRMQALAGNIANLDTPGYDRIAVSFEETLQEMRHQVPSLRDVTDVEPRVSVEERPPVLEEEMMELADTQMRTQFATRALHDHFGMLRMGITGRTG; this is translated from the coding sequence ATGGAGACGCCGAAGCTCAAACTGCTCTCCCGCGCCATGCAGGCCTACACCTGGCGCATGCAGGCGCTGGCCGGCAACATCGCCAACCTGGATACGCCGGGCTACGACCGGATCGCGGTCTCCTTCGAGGAAACCCTGCAGGAGATGCGCCACCAGGTACCGAGCCTGCGCGACGTCACAGACGTGGAGCCGCGCGTGAGCGTGGAGGAGCGTCCCCCCGTTCTGGAAGAGGAGATGATGGAGCTGGCCGACACCCAGATGCGCACCCAGTTTGCCACCCGGGCCCTGCACGACCACTTCGGGATGCTGCGCATGGGCATCACCGGCCGCACCGGCTGA
- the flgC gene encoding flagellar basal body rod protein FlgC, protein MLINNRFFRVFRASARGLHAQRVALGTAAENIANAGTTRTENGTPYAIKRAVHQVAEADYRRFSDLLDRIEGEMAVRDARHLEGLSLRRRLPDIEIGPETEVAEAVRLRREYDPTHPHADADGYVHYPDVNIVEEMAMMISASRIYEANLSAVQTAKDMIKRTLEI, encoded by the coding sequence ATGCTGATCAACAACCGCTTCTTTCGGGTTTTTCGGGCTTCGGCCCGCGGGCTGCACGCCCAGCGCGTGGCGCTCGGGACGGCCGCCGAGAACATCGCGAACGCCGGTACCACCCGCACCGAGAACGGTACCCCCTACGCCATCAAGCGCGCGGTGCACCAGGTCGCCGAAGCAGACTACCGGCGCTTCAGCGACCTGCTGGACCGCATCGAGGGCGAGATGGCGGTCCGGGATGCGCGGCACCTGGAGGGCCTCTCGCTCCGGCGTCGCCTGCCCGACATCGAGATCGGCCCGGAAACGGAGGTCGCCGAGGCCGTGCGGCTGCGCCGGGAATACGACCCCACGCACCCCCACGCCGACGCCGACGGCTACGTCCACTACCCCGACGTCAACATCGTCGAGGAGATGGCCATGATGATCTCGGCCAGCCGCATCTACGAGGCCAACCTGAGCGCCGTGCAGACGGCCAAAGACATGATCAAGCGAACCCTGGAGATCTGA
- the fliE gene encoding flagellar hook-basal body complex protein FliE yields the protein MTIAELQRMRAVGPAGPDDPRGLPRPRSREGPDGISFGKALQEAVESVDAAQKAADEQVTAFISGEQENVHEVMIAMNQAQLSFQLMTEVRNRMLETYQELMRMQV from the coding sequence ATGACCATCGCAGAACTGCAACGCATGCGTGCCGTAGGCCCGGCCGGCCCCGACGACCCGCGCGGCCTGCCCCGCCCCCGCAGCCGCGAGGGACCCGACGGCATCAGCTTCGGAAAGGCCCTGCAGGAAGCCGTCGAGAGCGTGGATGCCGCACAGAAAGCAGCCGACGAACAGGTCACGGCTTTCATCTCCGGCGAGCAGGAGAACGTGCACGAGGTCATGATCGCGATGAATCAGGCCCAGCTCTCCTTTCAACTCATGACGGAGGTTCGCAACCGCATGCTGGAAACGTACCAGGAACTGATGCGCATGCAGGTTTGA
- the fliF gene encoding flagellar basal-body MS-ring/collar protein FliF, producing the protein MNNFFEQIADFLGRLPLRQKLALGLVVLGSIAVLAGVAYWANRPTYGLLFSNLEATEAGRVVEALNEQGVKYELKNGGTAIYVPQDQVYALRLHLMGEGVISDGPLGDKIFDQGTLGMTNFMQKVNLRRALEGELARTIASLSQVEMARVHLVLPEKRPFAQAQSPPTASVVLHLAGGARLTETQIMGITALVAGAVEGMTPDEVTLLDTRGNLLSNPHKGDPNVILTATQLQMQRDVEAHLTAKGQSMLDQVLGQGNAIVRVSATLDFTRSVVESKNIDPESATVISEERLEENSEANTANSSVRNYEVSERRERSEKSAGEISYLTVSVILNQKKRPAADAPETEPRPYAPEELTEIENLVKNAVGFKAERGDRFAIHQTVFDTSVDERLNEEVQAYERNQQLQLYLRYGLMALAIVLALWLLRSASRRATSLTTPEPKQVATGPASRALEPGQAPQQLSEGDTPSERRLAAPQEEPDINVDDIYASKLSAEAKARLKAKHKMLDEIKNQIKKNPEETAELIRSWLAMDMEQQAEVPG; encoded by the coding sequence ATGAACAATTTCTTCGAACAGATCGCAGACTTTCTGGGCCGGCTCCCCCTCCGGCAGAAGCTGGCCCTGGGCCTCGTCGTGCTGGGCAGCATCGCCGTGCTGGCCGGCGTCGCCTACTGGGCCAACCGGCCCACCTACGGGCTGCTATTCAGCAACCTGGAGGCAACCGAAGCCGGCCGCGTCGTCGAAGCGCTCAACGAGCAGGGCGTGAAGTACGAGCTGAAAAACGGCGGAACGGCGATCTACGTCCCCCAGGATCAGGTCTACGCCCTCCGCCTGCACCTGATGGGGGAAGGGGTCATCTCGGACGGCCCCCTGGGCGACAAGATCTTCGACCAGGGCACGCTGGGCATGACCAACTTCATGCAGAAGGTCAACCTGCGGCGGGCGCTCGAAGGCGAGCTGGCCCGCACCATCGCCAGCCTGAGCCAGGTGGAGATGGCCCGCGTACACCTGGTCCTGCCCGAGAAGCGCCCCTTCGCCCAGGCGCAGAGCCCCCCGACGGCCTCCGTCGTGCTCCACCTGGCCGGCGGGGCCCGCCTGACCGAGACGCAGATCATGGGCATCACGGCGCTGGTGGCCGGCGCCGTCGAAGGCATGACCCCCGACGAGGTCACCCTGCTCGACACCCGCGGCAACCTGCTCTCCAACCCCCACAAAGGCGATCCGAACGTCATCCTGACGGCCACCCAGCTTCAGATGCAGCGCGACGTCGAAGCCCACCTGACCGCAAAGGGCCAGTCCATGCTCGACCAGGTCCTCGGCCAGGGCAACGCCATCGTGCGCGTCTCGGCCACGCTCGACTTCACCCGCTCGGTCGTCGAATCCAAAAATATCGACCCCGAGAGTGCCACCGTCATCAGCGAAGAACGGCTCGAAGAAAACTCCGAGGCCAACACCGCCAACTCGTCGGTGCGCAACTACGAGGTCAGCGAACGGCGCGAGCGTTCCGAGAAAAGCGCCGGCGAGATCTCCTACCTGACCGTCTCGGTCATCCTCAACCAGAAAAAAAGACCGGCCGCCGACGCCCCGGAGACGGAACCCCGGCCCTATGCACCCGAGGAACTCACCGAGATCGAAAACCTGGTCAAGAACGCGGTCGGTTTCAAGGCCGAGCGCGGCGACCGGTTCGCCATCCATCAGACCGTCTTCGACACGAGCGTCGACGAGCGGCTGAACGAGGAGGTACAGGCCTACGAACGGAACCAGCAGTTGCAGCTCTATCTCCGCTACGGGTTGATGGCGCTGGCCATCGTGCTGGCGCTCTGGCTCCTGCGCTCCGCCTCGCGCCGCGCCACCTCCCTGACGACCCCCGAACCGAAGCAGGTCGCCACGGGTCCGGCCTCACGGGCGCTCGAACCGGGCCAGGCGCCGCAACAGCTCTCTGAAGGAGACACGCCTTCCGAGCGCCGCCTCGCCGCCCCTCAGGAGGAGCCCGACATCAACGTGGACGACATCTACGCCAGCAAGCTGTCGGCGGAAGCCAAAGCCCGCTTGAAGGCCAAGCACAAGATGCTCGACGAGATCAAGAACCAGATCAAGAAAAACCCGGAAGAAACCGCCGAGCTGATCCGGTCCTGGCTGGCCATGGATATGGAACAGCAGGCCGAAGTGCCCGGCTGA
- the fliG gene encoding flagellar motor switch protein FliG, with amino-acid sequence MASRLADDETDDEVSGARKAAILLVAVGTEVASEVLRTLHDSEVERISIEIAKLRNVSSELVESVLLEYRDMAMAHDYITQGGISFARRALENALGPRRAEEIIMKIEAAMQVSAFHLLQTVETSQLSNFLQNEHPQTAALILAHLNPRKAADIISNLNQELQNEIMFRLATMGKTSPELLRDIEEVIRDQIGSVIGTELSATGGVEKVAEILNNTSRTSERSIMEGIRERDPELATNIKSLMFVFDDLVNINDRDLQRLLVEVDQKDLVLALKGSSPDLQEKLLRNVSERAAAMIKEELELMGQVRVRDVEEAQRRILEVAHALEEQEEIALTRTNDAYL; translated from the coding sequence GTGGCAAGCCGCCTCGCCGACGACGAGACGGACGACGAGGTCAGCGGCGCCCGCAAGGCGGCCATCCTGCTCGTGGCCGTCGGCACCGAGGTCGCCAGCGAGGTGCTCCGCACGCTGCACGACAGTGAGGTGGAGCGGATCTCCATCGAGATTGCCAAGCTGCGCAACGTTTCGAGCGAGCTCGTCGAGTCGGTGCTGCTCGAGTACCGGGACATGGCGATGGCGCACGATTACATCACCCAGGGCGGCATCTCGTTCGCCCGTCGCGCGCTCGAGAACGCCCTCGGCCCCCGCCGGGCCGAAGAGATCATCATGAAGATCGAGGCCGCCATGCAGGTCTCGGCCTTCCACCTGCTGCAGACGGTCGAAACCAGCCAGCTCTCCAACTTCCTGCAGAACGAGCACCCGCAGACGGCGGCGCTCATCCTGGCGCATCTGAACCCGCGTAAGGCCGCCGACATCATCAGCAACCTGAACCAGGAGCTGCAAAACGAGATCATGTTCCGCCTGGCCACCATGGGAAAGACCTCCCCCGAACTGCTGCGCGACATCGAGGAGGTCATCCGCGACCAGATCGGCTCGGTCATCGGCACCGAACTCAGCGCCACGGGTGGGGTCGAGAAGGTGGCCGAAATCCTGAACAACACGAGCCGCACCTCCGAGCGTTCCATCATGGAAGGCATCCGCGAACGGGACCCCGAGCTGGCCACCAACATCAAGAGCCTCATGTTCGTCTTCGACGACCTGGTCAACATCAACGACCGCGACCTGCAGCGCCTGCTCGTGGAGGTGGACCAGAAGGATCTGGTGCTGGCCCTCAAGGGATCCTCGCCCGACCTGCAGGAGAAGCTGCTCCGGAACGTGAGCGAGCGAGCCGCCGCCATGATCAAGGAAGAGCTCGAGCTGATGGGCCAGGTACGGGTGCGCGACGTCGAAGAAGCCCAGCGCCGCATCCTGGAGGTGGCGCATGCCCTGGAAGAGCAGGAAGAGATTGCGCTCACCCGCACGAACGACGCGTACCTGTAG
- a CDS encoding FliI/YscN family ATPase has protein sequence MQHLSQYLEDVLARPVHTLHFGKVQTVVGLLVEARDVHAAVGELCYIYEGDVRGGRRVAAEVVGVRGRTTVLMPLEQTAGLRAGCLVQRAALPLTVRVGDALLGRVIDGHGRPLDGKGPLALPDEQPVNAEPPSPLERRMITEPLRTGIRAIDAFLTLGKGQRIGIFAGSGVGKSTLLGMIARRAQADVNVIALIGERGREVQEFIVDNLGAEGLRRSVVVAVTGDQAAMSRVKGASVALAIAEYFRDRGLDVLLMMDSVTRVAMAQREIGLAVGEPPTTRGYTPSVFALLPRLLERAGPGARGTITGIFTVLVDGDDLNEPIGDAVRGILDGHIVLSRRLAHANHFPAIDVLQSVSRVMPRVAPEEAREAAHRARRLLAAYRDAEDLIRIGAYQAGTSPDTDAAIAAHEPLKAFLQQRTSEAADPDAARTLIALMQRLDG, from the coding sequence ATGCAACATCTTTCCCAGTACCTGGAAGACGTGCTGGCCCGCCCGGTCCACACGTTGCACTTCGGCAAGGTGCAGACCGTCGTGGGCCTGCTGGTGGAAGCCCGGGACGTGCACGCCGCCGTCGGGGAACTGTGCTACATCTACGAGGGGGACGTGCGGGGCGGCCGGCGTGTGGCGGCCGAAGTCGTGGGGGTACGCGGGCGCACGACCGTGCTCATGCCGCTCGAACAGACGGCGGGCCTGCGGGCCGGCTGTCTCGTCCAGCGTGCGGCCCTGCCGCTGACGGTCCGTGTCGGCGATGCCCTCCTCGGCCGCGTGATCGACGGGCATGGCCGTCCCCTCGACGGAAAGGGCCCGCTCGCGCTGCCGGACGAGCAACCCGTCAATGCCGAGCCTCCCTCCCCGCTGGAACGCCGGATGATCACCGAACCCCTCCGAACCGGCATCCGGGCCATCGATGCCTTCCTGACGCTCGGGAAAGGACAGCGCATCGGCATCTTCGCCGGCTCCGGCGTCGGCAAGAGCACCCTGCTCGGGATGATCGCCCGCCGTGCCCAGGCCGACGTGAACGTCATCGCCCTGATCGGCGAGCGGGGCCGGGAAGTGCAGGAGTTCATCGTGGACAACCTGGGCGCGGAAGGCCTGCGCCGCTCGGTCGTCGTGGCCGTCACCGGCGACCAGGCCGCCATGAGCCGCGTCAAAGGCGCCAGCGTCGCCCTCGCCATCGCCGAGTACTTCCGGGATCGCGGGCTGGACGTGCTGCTGATGATGGACTCGGTCACCCGCGTGGCCATGGCGCAGCGTGAGATCGGCCTGGCCGTCGGCGAGCCCCCCACCACGCGCGGCTACACCCCGAGCGTCTTCGCCCTGCTGCCGCGCCTGCTCGAACGCGCCGGTCCCGGCGCCCGCGGCACCATCACGGGCATCTTCACGGTCCTCGTCGACGGGGACGACCTGAACGAGCCGATCGGGGACGCCGTGCGGGGCATCCTCGACGGCCACATCGTGCTCTCACGCCGGCTGGCACATGCCAACCACTTCCCCGCCATCGACGTGCTGCAAAGCGTCAGCCGCGTGATGCCCCGCGTGGCACCGGAAGAAGCCCGCGAAGCCGCCCACCGGGCGCGCCGCCTCCTGGCCGCCTACCGCGACGCCGAGGACCTGATCCGCATCGGCGCCTACCAGGCCGGCACCAGCCCCGACACCGACGCCGCCATCGCCGCACACGAACCGCTGAAGGCTTTTCTGCAGCAGCGCACCAGCGAAGCGGCCGATCCCGACGCCGCCCGCACCCTCATCGCGCTGATGCAACGGCTCGACGGTTGA
- a CDS encoding flagellar FliJ family protein, whose translation MAGKKFQFSLQSVLKLRRHESDTARQALARTMEARKTQEERLAEIEARLHEAAERELQARRTAPQDFRRLAAYRLELQQARDRERRSLEQKRLEEERARHRLLARRRAEETLQTLHDEQKMQHEQALQRAETDLLDEQALMTHLRTHSSAGS comes from the coding sequence ATGGCCGGAAAGAAGTTCCAGTTCTCCCTGCAAAGCGTCCTGAAGCTCCGGCGGCACGAGTCCGACACGGCCCGCCAGGCGCTGGCCCGCACGATGGAAGCCCGCAAAACCCAGGAGGAGCGTCTCGCCGAGATCGAGGCCCGGCTGCACGAAGCCGCCGAGCGGGAGCTCCAGGCCCGGCGCACCGCACCCCAGGACTTCCGGCGGCTGGCGGCCTACCGGCTCGAACTCCAGCAGGCCCGCGACCGCGAACGCCGCAGCCTGGAACAGAAACGTCTCGAAGAAGAACGGGCCCGGCACCGGCTGCTCGCCCGCCGCCGCGCCGAAGAAACCCTCCAGACCCTCCACGATGAACAAAAAATGCAGCACGAGCAGGCCCTCCAGCGGGCCGAGACCGACCTCCTCGACGAACAGGCCCTGATGACCCATCTGCGAACCCATTCTTCCGCCGGCTCATGA
- a CDS encoding flagellar hook assembly protein FlgD — MEIQSSLLPTAPETGSPSGPAGTGSQVLGKDEFLRLLVTQLSHQDPLNPLDGQEFAAQLAQFSSVEQLINIEQRLSDNTAAIDVLSQSTNAGIAAGLIGKSVEAEGNQIAWTGEGERTLAFDLDEAADQVTVTIRDAAGNVVRTLELGAREAGLNEVVWNGEGDAGATVATGTYTFEVQATRANGDAVEAVEMITGPVARVTFGPEGILLWIGGVAVSMANVASVKT; from the coding sequence ATGGAAATCCAGTCCAGCCTGCTCCCGACCGCCCCGGAGACCGGCAGTCCCTCCGGCCCTGCCGGGACCGGCTCGCAGGTCCTCGGGAAAGACGAGTTCCTCCGGCTGCTCGTCACCCAGCTGAGCCACCAGGACCCGCTCAACCCGCTCGACGGCCAGGAATTCGCCGCGCAGCTGGCCCAGTTCTCGAGTGTCGAGCAGTTGATCAACATCGAACAGCGCCTGTCAGACAATACGGCGGCCATCGACGTGCTTTCGCAGAGCACCAACGCGGGCATTGCCGCCGGGCTGATCGGCAAGTCGGTCGAGGCCGAAGGCAACCAGATCGCCTGGACGGGTGAGGGAGAACGCACGCTGGCCTTCGACCTGGACGAGGCGGCCGATCAGGTGACCGTCACCATCCGGGATGCCGCCGGTAACGTGGTTCGCACCCTGGAGCTGGGTGCCCGGGAGGCGGGCCTCAACGAGGTCGTCTGGAACGGCGAAGGAGATGCCGGCGCCACCGTGGCGACAGGCACCTATACGTTCGAGGTACAGGCGACGCGTGCGAACGGCGACGCGGTGGAGGCCGTCGAGATGATCACCGGCCCGGTAGCCCGCGTCACATTCGGTCCCGAAGGTATCCTCCTCTGGATCGGCGGCGTTGCCGTGTCCATGGCCAACGTCGCGAGCGTGAAGACCTGA